Proteins from a genomic interval of Spea bombifrons isolate aSpeBom1 chromosome 4, aSpeBom1.2.pri, whole genome shotgun sequence:
- the NGRN gene encoding neugrin: protein MAAACSACLRRLRTLTTQLSVLSIRSININVRLYSSDDPKSEVSFNSEEDDLQEIRRTLKRQQKAIKFERMKREMEPRGPLERTLTWNAIEQIRYLKQEFPEEWTVPQLAEGFNVSPDVIRRVLRSKFSVPEKRKVKQDLKVSKLLGYVSQTPKKGALQLAPGAKYPTQQVLPSGVNEEQAALRLIPPAEKIQSNALTVRIKDALTHGNKGNMQPSTQMAQDNMPGVVPVQSQTQVTLNEDSGADPAPSFEGEQGMLDEEWDGEVLNDAELEELAKSGVKNQMQVIQKGKEFFDGDGNFLYRI from the exons ATGGCAGCTGCCTGTTCAGCGTGCTTGCGGCGGCTCCGAACATTAACTACTCAGCTCTCTGTGCTCTCCATACGGAGCATTAATATAAATGTCCGCTTGTACTCGTCTGATGACCCCAAATCCGAAGTCAGCTTCAACTCAGAGGAAGATGATCTTCAAGAAATACGAAG AACGCTGAAAAGACAGCAAAAAGCAATTAAGTTTGAACGTATGAAAAGGGAAATGGAGCCTCGCGGACCACTGGAAAGGACCCTCACCTGGAACGCAATTGAACAGATAag gTATCTGAAACAAGAGTTTCCTGAGGAGTGGACTGTACCTCAATTGGCTGAAGGGTTTAATGTCAGCCCTGATGTCATCAGAAGAGTGTTGAGATCAAAATTTTCTGTGCCTGAAAAGCGTAAAGTTAAACAAGACTTGAAAGTTTCTAAACTTTTAGGATATGTCTCTCAAACCCCTAAGAAGGGTGCATTACAGCTGGCTCCTGGTGCAAAATACCCAACACAGCAGGTTCTGCCATCTGGGGTCAATGAAGAGCAAGCGGCGCTACGTCTTATTCCTCCCGCAGAAAAAATACAATCTAATGCTCTGACCGTGAGAATAAAGGATGCGCTTACGCATGGAAACAAAGGGAACATGCAACCCTCCACACAGATGGCCCAAGACAATATGCCTGGAGTCGTCCCAGTCCAGTCTCAAACTCAGGTAACTTTAAATGAAGATTCAGGAGCTGACCCAGCACCATCTTTTGAGGGGGAACAGGGAATGCTTGATGAAGAATGGGACGGCGAAGTGTTAAACGATGCTGAGTTGGAAGAGTTAGCAAAAAGTGGTGTTAAAAATCAGATGCAAGTCATACAGAAAGGAAAGGAGTTTTTTGATGGTGATGGCAATTTTCTTTATAGGATCTGA
- the LOC128492417 gene encoding tubulin polyglutamylase TTLL13-like has product MKVHSDVCGQSDNESGDEDEDREEQATFNGSDTESVELTLTALGDPLAETAEVVEEAPNSHSEIGGFGGIDLNLSLTADEAPVKKKKKKRRLIGINLTNCKYESVRRAVRVCGLKEVGDGEEWTVYWTDTSVSLERVMDMKRFQKINHFPGMNEICRKDLLARNMNRLLKLFPKEYNIFPRTWCLPADYGDFQAYCRTKKNKTYICKPDTGCQGRGIFLSRNMKDIKHGDHMICQQYISKPFLIDGFKFDLRIYVLVTSCDPLRIFIYNEGLVRFATMNYTEPSHANLDDVCMHLTNYAINKHNENFIRDDMTGSKRKISTLNSWLENHGYDTVKLWGDIEDVVIKTLISAHPILKHNYQTCFPSHVAGSACFEVLGFDIILDKKLKPWLLEVNHSPSFTTDSRLDREVKDALLQDTLNLINLRACDKRKVLEEDKRKVKERLLQRILPKEARREQLENTQAEWLEQVEKYEDCHLGGYRRIYPSDGTEQYEKFFKHSGSLFQETAASKAREECARQQLEELRLKKEQKGTGKKRENKDSMQGESAGEKPATFKVTKRPPTRPPSISNRNMEKKENKIDSMKPTDIDEQEELERLRGLQQREKLISGMGIVDLVHKLLSAAGPRAGDLQESDYSLLQTETKQPASQPRITRPLIMCQEIDGVTPVLPMPNLGSRDTASHATAQATGSHQSHRNLPYFPRFLRSGEGEPPSAQYSTGRYAHQKATMLNGSQNVWATAAFCEPVSISKPPSGGCQRRLSSAKNKAEQKGTRCKKPSGISSGSLNTIPHGARCPNVPGSGFSLPTVCGTQLVNRSLVIASSSAPTAQRTHHLKQQTAGVFNLKTNW; this is encoded by the exons ATGAAGGTTCATTCGGATGTGTGCGGCCAATCAGATAATGAATCTGGAGACGAAGATGAAGACCGCGAGGAACAGGCAACGTTTAATGGCTCTGATACTGAAAGTGTAGAATTAACTTTGACTGCACTGGGTGACCCTCTCGCGGAAACAGCTGAGGTTGTAGAAGAAGCTCCGAATTCTCACAGTGAAATCGGAGGCTTCGGAGGAATTGATTTGAATTTGTCATTAACAGCAGATGAAGCGCCcgtaaagaaaaagaagaaaaaacgaag GCTAATTGGAATTAATTTAACCAACTGCAAATATGAAAGTG TGCGTCGAGCTGTGCGAGTTTGTGGCCTTAAGGAGGTCGGGGATGGTGAAGAATGGACAGTTTACTGGACAGACACCTCTGTGTCTTTGGAACGGGTCATGGACATGAAAAGATTTCAG AAAATCAACCACTTTCCAGGAATGAATGAGATATGCAGGAAGGACTTACTGGCCAGGAACATGAACCGCCTGTTAAAGCTGTTCCCCAAGGAATATAACATCTTTCCCCGGACGTGGTGTCTGCCTGCGGA TTATGGAGATTTCCAGGCCTACTGtcgcaccaaaaaaaacaagacctaTATCTGTAAACCAGACACGGGCTGCCAAGGCAGGGGTATTTTCTTGTCACGTAATATGAAGGACATTAAACATGGTGATCACATGATCTGTCAGCAGTATATTTCCAAG CCGTTCCTCATCGATGGATTTAAATTTGATCTGCGGATATATGTCCTTGTCACATCTTGTGACCCCCTGCGCATTTTTATCTATAATGAGGGTCTTGTACGCTTTGCAACAATGAATTATACCGAACCCAGCCACGCGAACCTG gaTGATGTTTGTATGCATCTGACTAATTATGCAATCAACAAACACAATGAAAACTTTATTAGAGATGATATGACTGGAAGTAAAAG GAAAATTTCAACACTAAACAGCTGGCTGGAAAATCATGGCTACGATACTGTAAAGCTCTGGGGAGATATTGAGGATGTGGTCATCAAGACCCTGATTTCTGCCCATCCTATCCTGAAGCACAATTATCAGACTTGCTTCCCAAGCCATGTTGCTGGTAGCGCATGCTTCGAGGTCCTTGGATTTGACATCATTCTGGATAAAAAGTTGAAGCCATGGCTACTAGAA GTGAATCACTCCCCAAGTTTTACCACTGACTCGCGTTTAGACCGAGAAGTCAAGGATGCGCTCCTGCAAGACACCCTTAATTTAATCAACCTCCGTGCGTGCGACAAAAGAAAAGTTCTTGAGGAAGACAAGCGCAAAGTCAAAGAACGTTTACTTCAGCGCATCCTACCAAAAGAAGCAAG ACGTGAGCAGTTGGAAAACACCCAGGCTGAATGGCTGGAGCAGGTCGAAAAATATGAAGACTGTCATCTTGGAGGCTACCGCCGTATCTACCCCAGTGACGGAACGGAGCAGTATGAAAAGTTCTTCAAACACAGTGGCTCTTTGTTTCAGGAAACTGCTGCGTCAAAGGCAAGAGAGGAGTGTGCTAG GCAGCAGTTGGAGGAGCTTCGGCTGAAAAAAGAGCAAAAGGGTACtgggaagaagagagagaataaGGACAGTATGCAAGGAGAATCAGCAGGTGAAAAGCCTGCCACGTTTAAAGTAACTAAGAGGCCTCCAACTCGTCCTCCGTCTATTAGCAATAGGAATATGGAAAAAAAG GAAAACAAAATTGATTCCATGAAACCAACTGACATTGACGAACAAGAAGAACTGGAGAGATTGCGGGGTCTTCAGCAGAGAGAGAAGCTAATCAGTGGCATGGGCATCGTGGATCTTGTACATAAGCTTCTTAGTGCTGCAGGTCCCAGAGCTGGTGACCTCCAGGAATCTGACTACTCTCTGCTTCAAACTGAAACAAAGCAACCAGCTAGCCAA CCACGCATAACTCGCCCATTGATAATGTGTCAAGAAATAGACGGTGTAACACCCGTTCTTCCTATGCCTAATTTGGGATCAAGAGACACAGCATCACACGCCACTGCGCAGGCCACAGGCAGCCATCAGTCACATAGGAATTTGCCATATTTCCCAAGATTCTTGCGGTCAGGAGAAGGAGAACCTCCATCAGCACAGTATTCTACCGGGAGATACGCACACCAAAAAGCCACGATGTTGAATGGGAGCCAAAATGTATGGGCAACTGCTGCTTTCTGTGAGCCAGTTTCAATTTCAAAACCTCCATCGGGTGGCTGTCAGAGGAGGCTCTCCAGTGCCAAAAACAAGGCTGAACAGa AAGGAACAAGATGCAAGAAACCATCTGGCATTTCTTCTGGCTCTCTGAACACTATTCCCCATGGTGCAAGATGTCCTAACGTGCCTGGAAGTGGTTTCTCTCTTCCTACTGTTTGCGGAACTCAACTTGTAAATCGATCTTTAGTTATTGCGTCATCTTCTGCCCCAACTGCACAACGCACACATCATTTGAAGCAACAGACTGCGGGTGTCTTTAACTTGAAAACAAATTGGTAG
- the GDPGP1 gene encoding GDP-D-glucose phosphorylase 1, with protein MDVHMKMEANHTACLNGASVEEYNYSEADFILPGITWQERKEYGESEGFLSQLDSVLRCKWVEKMKQGLFRYPLWNLETRILPGTIKYVAQLNIKRGMERRKPQDIQSIREKFNASQFNFNKINPKEILFLMTKSSGENAVVKDRKYQGSLFNKVTPATLECKSGNVLQKSPKVESTSRSTLVVINVSPLEFGHVLFIPDPSLCLTQILTCDLMLFGLESVLLSAHPGFRVGFNSLGGFASVNHLHLHGFYLDHELLIESSSSKPLSTEHNLYLLTQFPAPGFMFYTDGKDLEAVAQNICQITDYFVEKNIAHNIFLTRGSDPAGVTPSDSRGGLRIVIWPRKSCFGAKEEAAFNVALCELAGHLPMKNLEDFNNITEESVIRIIKNYLFSDDDFNEISSEVLSHLTKSSLTEQE; from the coding sequence ATGGATGTACATATGAAGATGGAAGCCAATCATACAGCTTGTCTCAATGGGGCTAGTGTAGAAGAGTATAATTACTCAGAAGCAGACTTCATCTTACCTGGAATCACCTGGCAAGAGAGAAAGGAATATGGTGAAAGTGAGGGCTTTCTTTCACAACTTGACTCAGTACTTAGATGTAAGTGGGTGGAAAAGATGAAGCAGGGTCTTTTTCGTTACCCCTTGTGGAATTTGGAGACCAGAATATTACCTGGCACCATCAAGTATGTGGCCCAACTTAACATAAAGAGAGGTATGGAGAGGAGGAAGCCACAGGACATACAGAGCATCCGGGAGAAGTTCAATGCCAGCCAATTTAACTTCAATAAGATAAACCCTAAGgaaattttatttctaatgacAAAGTCGTCGGGTGAAAATGCTGTTGTGAAGGACAGAAAATATCAAGGCTCTTTGTTTAATAAAGTGACTCCAGCAACTTTGGAATGTAAGTCTGGAAATGTTCTTCAGAAGAGCCCCAAAGTAGAGTCCACATCTAGAAGTACTTTAGTTGTCATCAATGTAAGTCCTCTGGAATTTGGACATGTTCTATTTATACCTGATCCATCTCTGTGTCTAACACAAATTCTCACCTGTGATCTCATGCTGTTTGGATTGGAATCGGTTCTCCTCAGTGCCCATCCAGGCTTTAGAGTTGGATTTAACAGTCTTGGTGGGTTTGCGTCTGTAAATCATTTACACCTTCATGGGTTCTACCTTGACCATGAACTTCTGATAGAGTCTTCATCCAGCAAACCTCTGAGCACAGAACATAACTTGTACCTACTGACACAGTTTCCTGCTCcaggttttatgttttatactgATGGGAAGGATTTAGAGGCTGTCGCTCAAAACATATGCCAAATTACAGATtattttgtggaaaaaaatattgcacataatatatttttaaccagGGGCAGTGACCCTGCTGGCGTGACACCTTCAGATTCTAGAGGAGGCTTACGGATAGTCATATGGCCAAGGAAGTCATGCTTTGGTGCCAAAGAGGAAGCAGCATTTAACGTGGCGCTTTGTGAGCTTGCGGGTCACCTTCCTATGAAAAATTTGGAAGATTTCAATAACATAACAGAAGAATCTGTCATTCGCAttattaagaactatctttTCTCAGACGATGATTTTAATGAGATATCATCAGAAGTGTTATCTCATTTAACAAAAAGTTCATTGACCGAacaggaataa
- the CIB1 gene encoding calcium and integrin-binding protein 1: protein MGGSSSQLSKQLINEYQELTFLTKQEILVAYQRFSELVQKENQSNIESVRIPKEAFLALPELKANPFKFRICHVFSTSDQEDGSMSFEDFLDMLSAFSESATLEIKSHYAFRIFDFDGDGALNESDLEKLVNHLTGEEEETKLSNSEMKQLIANILEESDIDKDGTINHSEFQHVISRSPDFVSSFKIVL from the exons ATGGGGGGCTCATCCAGCCAGCTTTCCAAGCAGCTCATAAACGAATATCAG gaaCTAACTTTCCTTACAAAGCAAGAAATCCTTGT GGCTTACCAAAGATTCAGTGAACTTgtgcaaaaagaaaaccaaagcaACATTGAGTCAGTACGGATCCCTAAGGAAGCATTTCTGGCTCTACCTGAGTTAAAG GCAAATCCTTTCAAGTTCCGAATCTGCCACGTCTTCTCCACTTCTGACCAGGAAGATGGCAGCATGTCTTTTGAAGATTTCCTTGACATGCTCAGTGCGTTCAGCGAATCGGCCACCCTTGAAATCAAATCCCATTATGCCTTTCGCATTTTTG ATTTTGATGGTGACGGTGCATTGAATGAATCCGATTTGGAAAAACTGGTGAACCATTTGactggagaagaagaagaaaccaaACTGAGTAACAGTGAAATGAAGCAACTTATTGCGAAT ATCTTGGAAGAGTCTGATATTGATAAGGATGGAACCATCAATCACTCGGAGTTTCAACATGTCATCTCCAGATCTCCCGACTTTGTCAG tTCCTTCAAAATTGTGCTGTGA